The candidate division WOR-3 bacterium genome contains a region encoding:
- the secA gene encoding preprotein translocase subunit SecA has translation MIKKILKKIFVSRNERVIRKLWPIVKKVNEIYETYHHLTDEDLIKKTEEFVQRLKDGESDMEILPEAFALVKEACRRLVGKKWKITGQDYEWDMIPFDVQILGAIVLHQGKIAEMATGEGKTLVATMPLYLNSLIGRARGLKGDKRFLVNGSPRGINHLVTVNDYLARRDREWMGPVYEMLGLEVGVIQSGMEPEERKPEYNKDITYGTNNEFGFDYLRDNMVYRKEDKVQRGHIYAIVDEIDSILIDEARTPLIISGPIERTSNYLYKEAKPHVERVVKKQMLLVNQILNEAEKDLSQGKKEEAAEKILLAKKGAPKSRKLFKLLQEPDILKLTEKIELELLKEKKIREFESELFYVIDEKSHNVDLTEKGRKEFLTIDKDLFVLPDLSIELTKIEKDETLSPREKFYEKEKVIREYSEKSEKIHAIKQLLKAYSLFEKDVDYVVMDGKVIIVDEFTGRLMPGRRWSDGLHEAVEAKEGVEIQRETQTLATITLQNYFRMYEKLAGMTGTAITEAQEFWEIYKLDVIVIPTNKPVIRVDLPDIIFKTKKEKYQAVIEEIKKNFKIGRPVLVGTTSVEVSELLSRMLKREGIPHHVLNAKYHQQEAEIIARAGQKYAVTIATNMAGRGTDIKLGEGVRELGGLYIIGTEKHEARRIDRQLRGRAGRQGDPGTTKFFLSLEDDLLRLFGSDKVKELMERFGKKDEGPIESKLVTRALETAQKRVEMQNFEIRKRLLEYDDVMNKQREVIYGLRNEILEGENMKELILNDYVLDLVEELMERFLASEEKEEWSIDEFLGELSYHFLADFSDLKEIEDKNKIKEEVLKRIKELYEMREEIFGQERMRDLERASLLFTLDTAWREHLYALDHLREGIYLRAYGQKDPLIEYKQEAYRMFEELLRRIRNETIHRLFHAKIVEAERKVDLSKLREIRPELVRTLSISKKEEESKSEVKTLSPSFTIKRDIPKVGRNDPCPCGSGKKYKKCHGKT, from the coding sequence ATGATTAAAAAAATTTTAAAAAAAATATTCGTCTCAAGAAATGAAAGAGTTATAAGGAAATTATGGCCTATAGTTAAAAAGGTAAACGAAATATACGAAACTTACCATCATCTTACTGATGAAGACCTGATTAAAAAAACTGAAGAATTTGTCCAGAGACTAAAAGATGGTGAAAGTGATATGGAAATTCTACCTGAAGCTTTTGCCCTTGTTAAAGAAGCTTGCAGAAGACTTGTTGGAAAAAAGTGGAAAATAACTGGCCAGGATTATGAATGGGATATGATTCCCTTTGATGTTCAGATTCTTGGTGCTATAGTTTTGCATCAAGGTAAAATAGCAGAAATGGCAACAGGTGAAGGTAAAACCCTCGTTGCCACAATGCCACTTTACCTTAATTCACTTATTGGAAGAGCAAGAGGATTAAAAGGTGATAAAAGATTTTTAGTTAATGGCTCACCAAGGGGAATAAACCACCTTGTTACAGTAAATGATTATCTTGCAAGGAGAGATAGAGAATGGATGGGACCTGTTTATGAGATGCTTGGACTTGAAGTTGGGGTAATTCAGAGTGGTATGGAACCAGAGGAAAGAAAACCCGAATATAACAAAGATATAACCTATGGAACAAATAATGAATTCGGATTTGATTATTTAAGAGACAATATGGTTTACAGAAAAGAAGACAAAGTCCAAAGAGGTCATATATACGCAATAGTTGATGAAATTGACTCCATTTTAATAGATGAAGCAAGAACTCCGCTTATAATATCTGGACCAATAGAAAGAACAAGCAATTATTTATATAAAGAAGCTAAACCCCATGTAGAAAGAGTTGTTAAAAAACAGATGCTACTTGTTAATCAAATTTTAAATGAAGCAGAAAAAGATTTAAGCCAGGGGAAAAAAGAAGAAGCAGCTGAAAAAATACTTCTTGCTAAAAAAGGTGCTCCCAAATCAAGAAAACTTTTTAAACTCTTACAAGAACCAGATATATTAAAACTTACAGAAAAAATTGAACTTGAACTTTTAAAAGAAAAGAAAATAAGAGAATTTGAAAGCGAACTTTTTTACGTGATAGATGAAAAATCTCATAATGTAGATTTAACAGAAAAAGGAAGAAAAGAATTTTTGACCATAGATAAAGATTTATTTGTTTTACCTGATCTTTCAATTGAATTAACAAAAATTGAAAAGGATGAAACTCTTTCACCAAGAGAAAAATTTTATGAAAAGGAAAAAGTAATAAGAGAATATTCAGAAAAATCTGAAAAAATTCATGCTATAAAGCAACTTTTGAAAGCTTACTCCCTTTTTGAAAAAGATGTAGATTATGTAGTTATGGATGGAAAAGTAATCATCGTTGACGAATTTACAGGAAGATTGATGCCTGGAAGAAGATGGTCAGATGGGTTACATGAGGCAGTTGAAGCAAAAGAGGGGGTTGAAATACAAAGGGAAACTCAAACACTTGCAACAATTACACTTCAAAATTATTTCAGAATGTATGAGAAACTTGCCGGAATGACTGGAACAGCTATAACAGAAGCTCAAGAATTCTGGGAGATTTATAAACTTGACGTCATTGTTATACCAACAAACAAACCTGTTATTAGAGTTGATCTTCCTGATATCATATTTAAAACAAAAAAGGAAAAATACCAGGCAGTTATTGAAGAAATAAAGAAAAACTTTAAAATTGGAAGACCTGTTCTTGTGGGAACAACTTCTGTTGAAGTCTCGGAATTACTTTCAAGAATGTTAAAAAGAGAAGGAATACCTCATCATGTTTTAAATGCTAAATATCATCAACAGGAAGCAGAAATAATTGCAAGAGCAGGACAGAAGTATGCTGTGACAATTGCAACAAACATGGCGGGAAGAGGCACTGATATAAAGCTGGGAGAAGGTGTTAGAGAACTTGGGGGACTTTACATTATAGGAACAGAAAAACATGAAGCGAGGAGGATTGATAGGCAATTAAGGGGAAGAGCAGGCAGACAGGGTGACCCTGGAACAACAAAATTCTTTTTATCACTTGAAGATGACCTTTTGAGACTATTTGGTTCTGACAAAGTAAAAGAGTTAATGGAAAGATTTGGAAAAAAGGATGAAGGACCCATTGAAAGTAAACTTGTTACAAGGGCTCTTGAAACAGCACAGAAAAGAGTTGAAATGCAGAACTTTGAAATCAGAAAAAGACTTCTTGAATATGATGATGTGATGAATAAGCAGAGAGAGGTAATCTATGGTTTGAGAAATGAGATCTTAGAAGGAGAAAATATGAAAGAACTCATTTTGAACGATTATGTCCTTGATCTTGTAGAGGAATTAATGGAAAGATTTTTAGCTTCAGAAGAAAAGGAAGAATGGAGTATTGATGAATTTCTGGGGGAACTATCATATCATTTTCTTGCTGATTTTTCTGATTTAAAAGAAATTGAAGATAAAAATAAAATCAAAGAAGAAGTTCTAAAAAGGATTAAGGAACTCTATGAAATGAGAGAGGAAATATTTGGACAGGAAAGAATGAGAGATTTGGAAAGAGCTAGTCTTCTTTTCACTCTTGATACAGCCTGGAGAGAGCACCTTTACGCTTTAGATCACTTAAGAGAAGGAATATACTTAAGAGCATATGGTCAAAAAGACCCCCTGATTGAATATAAACAGGAAGCATACAGAATGTTTGAGGAACTTTTAAGAAGGATAAGAAATGAAACAATACACAGACTTTTCCATGCTAAAATTGTTGAAGCAGAAAGAAAAGTTGATTTAAGTAAATTAAGGGAAATTCGACCTGAACTTGTAAGAACCTTAAGTATCTCAAAAAAAGAAGAGGAAAGTAAAAGTGAAGTAAAAACTCTTTCACCCAGTTTCACTATAAAAAGAGATATACCAAAGGTTGGCAGAAATGATCCTTGTCCCTGTGGAAGCGGTAAAAAATATAAGAAGTGCCATGGTAAAACTTGA
- a CDS encoding DUF502 domain-containing protein: protein MFIYLVGFFVTTLIGKRIFEYGENFLVKLPLIRGFYSGAKKLTDAIFSQKTAFKKVIFVEFPMEGHYAIGFVTSDKKWEINGKKFVNIFIPTTPNPTSGWYLIVPEDKIFYLELSVEEALKAIVSAGIVLPEKKDIYALFKEYVQNIQKK, encoded by the coding sequence ATATTTATTTACCTTGTTGGTTTTTTTGTTACAACTTTAATAGGTAAAAGAATATTTGAGTATGGGGAAAATTTTTTAGTAAAACTTCCTTTAATAAGAGGTTTTTATTCTGGAGCAAAAAAATTAACTGATGCTATTTTTTCCCAGAAAACAGCCTTTAAAAAGGTTATCTTTGTAGAATTTCCAATGGAGGGACATTATGCAATAGGTTTTGTAACTTCTGATAAAAAATGGGAAATTAATGGGAAAAAGTTTGTAAATATCTTTATACCAACGACTCCGAACCCCACAAGTGGATGGTATTTAATAGTCCCGGAAGATAAAATTTTTTATTTAGAACTTTCTGTTGAAGAGGCTTTAAAAGCGATCGTTTCAGCAGGTATAGTTTTGCCTGAAAAAAAAGATATATATGCTCTTTTTAAAGAATATGTTCAAAATATTCAAAAGAAATAA
- a CDS encoding BCAM0308 family protein translates to MKGKDTRSYIYKLKDPYMDKNLYVDPTICPTCGLLYHRKRWINNPELLKELKGNHKEIQQKECPACRKIRDKYPLGIIEIFGDFVEQKNEEIHSRIKHIAGEEFTHNPLERIMSVKNEKNRIIIETTTEHLAEKIGKKIAKTFNKKVKISFSDTEKFVRVFVSD, encoded by the coding sequence ATGAAGGGTAAGGACACAAGGAGTTATATTTATAAATTAAAAGATCCATATATGGATAAAAATTTATATGTGGACCCCACAATTTGTCCTACCTGCGGTCTTCTTTACCACAGAAAAAGATGGATCAATAATCCTGAACTCTTGAAGGAATTGAAAGGAAACCATAAAGAAATACAACAGAAAGAATGTCCTGCTTGTAGAAAAATAAGGGATAAATATCCTCTCGGAATTATAGAGATTTTTGGTGATTTTGTGGAGCAAAAAAACGAAGAAATTCATTCAAGGATAAAACATATTGCAGGTGAGGAGTTTACTCATAACCCCCTTGAGAGAATAATGAGTGTAAAAAATGAAAAGAATAGGATAATTATTGAAACTACAACAGAACATCTTGCGGAAAAAATAGGTAAAAAAATTGCAAAAACTTTTAATAAAAAAGTTAAAATAAGTTTTTCAGACACTGAGAAATTTGTTAGAGTTTTTGTAAGTGATTAA
- a CDS encoding hemolysin family protein — MFKIFKRNKKEKFTEKENIEDFIEGIKKLSEKRIQEVMIPRIDMICVSHEDTISEALKIFKEYPFSRMPVIREKKDEVIGILFFKEILLMDPSEYSKKKVTEVMKAPYYFPENKNALEALKEMRNKRVHFALVVDEFGNVTGLITLEDLVEEIVGEIVDELDRDIIIKPQKIKDGYIIPGRMPVDELSNLIDIEKYDEEEVLTAAGYIIEKIKRIPEKGEKIKIGKYLFEILDASESRINKIKITKIS; from the coding sequence ATGTTCAAAATATTCAAAAGAAATAAAAAGGAAAAATTTACTGAAAAGGAAAATATAGAAGATTTCATAGAAGGAATCAAAAAACTATCTGAAAAAAGAATACAGGAAGTTATGATACCAAGAATAGATATGATATGTGTCAGTCATGAGGACACAATAAGCGAAGCCTTAAAGATATTTAAAGAATATCCTTTTTCAAGAATGCCTGTAATTAGAGAAAAAAAAGATGAAGTAATAGGTATATTATTTTTTAAAGAAATTTTACTTATGGATCCATCAGAGTATAGTAAAAAGAAAGTTACAGAAGTCATGAAAGCTCCTTATTATTTTCCAGAAAATAAAAATGCTCTTGAAGCTTTAAAGGAAATGAGAAACAAAAGAGTGCACTTTGCACTTGTTGTTGATGAATTCGGAAATGTAACCGGACTTATAACTCTCGAAGACCTTGTTGAAGAAATAGTAGGTGAAATAGTTGATGAGCTCGACCGTGATATAATTATAAAGCCTCAAAAAATTAAAGATGGATACATAATACCTGGAAGAATGCCTGTTGATGAACTTTCTAATTTAATTGATATAGAAAAGTATGATGAAGAGGAGGTATTGACAGCTGCAGGTTATATAATTGAAAAAATAAAAAGAATCCCGGAAAAAGGGGAAAAAATAAAAATTGGTAAATATTTATTTGAAATTCTTGATGCCTCAGAATCAAGAATAAATAAAATAAAAATCACAAAAATAAGTTAA